In a single window of the Nilaparvata lugens isolate BPH chromosome 1, ASM1435652v1, whole genome shotgun sequence genome:
- the LOC111058087 gene encoding uncharacterized protein LOC111058087 isoform X4: protein MNSINKGRTKRASIDLTELLPPIELEIGRSAPKSDNSESTEDEDENDERSTRMKMGKTRTRRSVENRKMSRLLGSVDVTVHKGKSKRASIDLSDLLPPMSLKIGKSASNSGSAKSRSKRASADLSGLLPNVDLQFGKSERSVPDSPQNRESVDLSGLLPPVDLQVGKSERSVPDSPQNRESVDLSGLLPPVDLHVGKSERSIPNLRQNPLAPALILYSDTKMDREVPYLQDMLRYFMKKLAKCDDDLTDEDSDLTKQTSKINLDNPLK from the exons ATGAATTCTATCAACAAAGGCAGAACTAAGAGGGCTTCAATTGATCTCACAGAGCTTCTGCCTCCTATTGAACTTGAAATTGGTAGATCGGCGCCCAAGTCGGACAATTCTGAGAGCAccgaagatgaagatgaaaatgaCGAGAGAAGTACTAGAATGAAAATGGGTAAGACACGGACTAGGAGATCAGTTGAGAATCGTAAGATGTCTCGGTTACTGGGATCAGTGGATGTCACTGTCCACAAGGGCAAATCGAAGAGAGCCTCAATAGATCTCAGCGACCTGTTGCCTCCAATGTCTCTTAAGATTGGAAAATCAGCCTCCAACTCTGGAAGTGCCAAGAGTCGATCAAAGAGAGCCTCAGCGGATCTTTCTGGCTTGTTACCCAATGTCGACCTCCAATTTGGGAAGTCTGAGAGATCCGTTCCTGATTCACCCCAAAATAGAGAATCAGTGGATCTTTCTGGCTTGTTACCCCCTGTCGACCTCCAAGTTGGGAAGTCTGAGAGATCCGTTCCTGATTCACCCCAAAATAGAGAATCAGTGGATCTTTCTGGCTTGTTACCCCCTGTCGACCTCCATGTTGGGAAGTCTGAAAG ATCCATCCCCAATTTACGCCAAAATCCACTCGCACCTGCTTTAATCCTGTACTCTGACACAAAAATGGATAGGGAAGTTCCTTATCTGCAAGATATGTTGAGGTATTTCATGAAGAAACTTGCCAAGTGTGATGACGATCTCACCGATGAAGATTCGGATTTGACTAAACAAACATCCAAAATAAATTTGGATAATCCACTTAAATGA
- the LOC111058087 gene encoding uncharacterized protein LOC111058087 isoform X1 — MNSINKGRTKRASIDLTELLPPIELEIGRSAPKSDNSESTEDEDENDERSTRMKMGKTRTRRSVENRKMSRLLGSVDVTVHKGKSKRASIDLSDLLPPMSLKIGKSASNSGSAKSRSKRASADLSGLLPNVDLQFGKSERSVPDSPQNRESVDLSGLLPPVDLQVGKSERSVPDSPQNRESVDLSGLLPPVDLHVGKSERSVPDSPQNRASVDLSGLLPSANLQVGKSERSIPNLRQNPLAPALILYSDTKMDREVPYLQDMLRYFMKKLAKCDDDLTDEDSDLTKQTSKINLDNPLK, encoded by the coding sequence ATGAATTCTATCAACAAAGGCAGAACTAAGAGGGCTTCAATTGATCTCACAGAGCTTCTGCCTCCTATTGAACTTGAAATTGGTAGATCGGCGCCCAAGTCGGACAATTCTGAGAGCAccgaagatgaagatgaaaatgaCGAGAGAAGTACTAGAATGAAAATGGGTAAGACACGGACTAGGAGATCAGTTGAGAATCGTAAGATGTCTCGGTTACTGGGATCAGTGGATGTCACTGTCCACAAGGGCAAATCGAAGAGAGCCTCAATAGATCTCAGCGACCTGTTGCCTCCAATGTCTCTTAAGATTGGAAAATCAGCCTCCAACTCTGGAAGTGCCAAGAGTCGATCAAAGAGAGCCTCAGCGGATCTTTCTGGCTTGTTACCCAATGTCGACCTCCAATTTGGGAAGTCTGAGAGATCCGTTCCTGATTCACCCCAAAATAGAGAATCAGTGGATCTTTCTGGCTTGTTACCCCCTGTCGACCTCCAAGTTGGGAAGTCTGAGAGATCCGTTCCTGATTCACCCCAAAATAGAGAATCAGTGGATCTTTCTGGCTTGTTACCCCCTGTCGACCTCCATGTTGGGAAGTCTGAAAGGTCCGTTCCTGATTCACCCCAAAATAGAGCCTCAGTAGATCTTTCTGGTTTACTACCCTCTGCCAATCTCCAAGTAGGAAAGTCTGAAAGATCCATCCCCAATTTACGCCAAAATCCACTCGCACCTGCTTTAATCCTGTACTCTGACACAAAAATGGATAGGGAAGTTCCTTATCTGCAAGATATGTTGAGGTATTTCATGAAGAAACTTGCCAAGTGTGATGACGATCTCACCGATGAAGATTCGGATTTGACTAAACAAACATCCAAAATAAATTTGGATAATCCACTTAAATGA